In Sphaeramia orbicularis chromosome 1, fSphaOr1.1, whole genome shotgun sequence, a genomic segment contains:
- the LOC115426913 gene encoding monocyte to macrophage differentiation factor 2-like codes for MNLVRFMNNRVPPNKRYQPTEYEHAANCATHALWIIPSLLGSSVLHFHSEDQWERVSAWVYGAGLSSLFIISTLFHTVAWKKSHLRSVEQCFHMCDRMVIYFFIAASYAPWLNLRELGPWACHMRWLVWVMASFGTTYVFFFHERYKIMELICYTVMGVFPALVILSMPEQSGLCELLVGGACYCLGMVFFKSDGIVPFAHAIWHLFVAMGAAIHYYAIWKYLYAQPSNQVQTSR; via the exons GTTTATGAACAATCGTGTTCCTCCGAATAAGAGATACCAGCCCACAGAGTATGAGCATGCTGCCAACTGTGCTACGCATGcg TTATGGATAATCCCCAGCCTGCTGGGCAGCTCCGTGTTGCACTTCCATTCGGAGGACCAATGGGAGCGAGTGTCAGCCTGGGTGTATGGGGCAGGGCTCAGCTCGCTCTTCATCATCTCCACCCTGTTCCACACTGTGGCCTGGAAGAAGAGCCACCTACG ATCTGTGGAGCAGTGTTTCCACATGTGTGACAGGATGGTGATCTATTTCTTCATTGCTGCATCCTACGCCCCGTG GCTGAATCTCCGAGAGCTGGGCCCATGGGCCTGTCACATGCGCTGGCTGGTATGGGTCATGGCCTCTTTTGGAACCACCTATGTCTTCTTTTTCCATGAGAG GTATAAGATAATGGAGCTGATCTGCTACACGGTGATGGGGGTTTTTCCTGCCTTGGTCATCCTCTCCATG CCAGAGCAGTCCGGGCTATGTGAGCTGCTGGTGGGTGGAGCCTGCTACTGTCTTGGGATGGTTTTCTTCAAAAGTGATGGTATCGTCCCATTCGCTCATGCTATCTGGCACCTGTTTGTGGCGATGGGAGCAGCCATACATTACTACGCCATCTGGAAGTACCTGTATGCCCAGCCGTCCAATCAGGTCCAGACCTCCAGATGA